Below is a window of Camelina sativa cultivar DH55 chromosome 11, Cs, whole genome shotgun sequence DNA.
TGTTtcgtttgaactttgaactagTTAAATTAATTACATCTAGTTATTTTTGAAGAACTTAACATCAAATTTTGAAGAACTTAACATCAAATGTCACTCTATATATCAATCTTAAAGATATGTAAGACCATTTTTACTGAGGGGTACTCTCTTGATTTTTCTTGAGTTTGAGGCCCAATTCATGAATAAACAATCCATTTAAAGTCCATTTACATGAGAATCGATACTTGCTGAAGCACTTTGAGCAATCCTTAGACCATTTTTACTGAGGAGTACTCTCTTCGTTTCTTTTGGGTTTAGGCCCCAATTCATGAATAAACAATCTATTTAAAGTCCATTTACATGAGAATCTATACTTGCCGAAGCACTTTGAGCAACCATTAAGAACGGCGACGTGGTTCATTGTGAATGGCtgatcaaaaaatataaaatcaattttttttttcttttcatttttgcttcttcttccccgAGTCTCTCTTCTCATCACACACAAAACGGCAAATCGCCACCTATTGATACAGCAAACCGGAAAATCACCGCGAATCCTTTGATTTATCCGGCTAAAAGTGGAGGGTTGGTGGTTGAGGAAGACGATGGCCACTCCGATAGACTTAAGCGTGAGATGTGACGCTTCGGTTCTCACGACGACCAACCTCCTTCTGCGGTTACTTCTGATGGCTCTTATGTGAACGACGAGGTCCACCGGGAGACGAATCAGACAGAGAAGGTTTGTATTCTCATCACTTAATTATTGATCTCGTTGTTAATGTTAGGGTTTAGGTAAAATTCTCTTTGATTGTGAGAGTGGGTACTGTTTGATGTTTaattggtttgtgatttgtatGGAGGGTTTACGGGTTGGGGCTTAAATCGATTGTTTGTCTGATTTACGACAGATTTCCTTGTGTTGTGTGAGGTTGAAGCTTTGTGTTTTAGATTGTAAAGGATGAACTGTCTTTGTGTTTTAGATTGTATAGGTAATCATGCTTAAACTCTCCTAATAGAACAAACAATAACACTTTCCGATTTATGGTGCTTTACAAGACAGTGAACTTTTGTTGTATAGGTTTAACCGTTTGTtgtcttgtttgattgttgttcaTTGTTCTATGATCAGAAGGTATGAACTTCTCATGTCTGTTTAGTAGTATAGGGTTTAACCgttttttgtcttgtttgattGTGAGAATGTTAGATGTTTTTTGATTGTGACCCGTGTGTTGTTGTTAGGAGTACAGTTGAGTTTTTGCTTGATGTTTTGTTAATGTTATAGTGTGATTAACATTCACTCTTTTGCCATATTTTGTACGAGGTTTATATCAACTGGACAATGGGGTTTAATTGTGAAGAGGGGTGTTCATCAGCTTGACATTGGGAGTGGATTCTCGTAGTTGAAAAGGTTTGATCTTCGTCACTTACCCCAGAATCAGCTTGACAATGGGGTTTATGTACTCTTCATCACTTACCCCAAAATCTTGGTTTTAATGAATTCTTTTGATCATAAGATAAACAATGTGGGAGCTATTCGGTCAAAGCCGACGGTGGACTATACAGCAGAGAATTTCTCGTTTCATATTTCGACCAACTTAGAATCTGCTTATCATCTGAGCCAGCTTGCGCATCCTCTGCTTAAGACTTCCGGAAGTGGGAACATCGTGTTCATGTCTTCTATTGCTGGGGTTGTATAGCTTTCTTTTGGTTCCATCTACTCTGCAACAAAAGGTAATATACTAAATTAtggaagaacacaaaaaaaacctctctgtttctttttatcTTACAATAGTTTTCACATGTAAATATAACAAAGCCATAAAAAAGAAAcctttattttgaattttgtaaaatatgtttaatatttcaaagtttgtaaaatatgtttaatattccaaagttttatgtaatataaaaattttaataattgttttgtcattttagattattaaagtttgataattactaaacataaattaaaaaattattatttaaaagattgagCAATCTTCTTTGGGTTCTCTAGTAAAGgaatgattttgcaaaaatattcTTAAGGTTGCTTtacttaaattagtattaattatatgattaattaatttatgaataaCTTAGGAGAGGTACTCGACTAATGATGCTCTAATGTAGACGTACGTGACAAATATAAACGtgtataataaatatacaatttcGGTTTAAGTGGGGTTTGAATATGTGACACTGTCGTCATCTATCTAGTAGTATAATATAACACCGAAAAGTGTTCCACATCAATTTCGTTAGTTAGAGTTAATTTATACTAAGTGTGTCAAATTATGTAATTTAACATCAACAATACGATTTGATATTATCAACAAATTATATGATATCGCACATCATTGTCCAGCAGACCTTATTTACTTAATAAACAGGAAACTAGATAGTTTTAGCACCGAAAAATATTTGCGAAAATTTTAcgataatttattaattataaaataatattagaaattctatttgatttattatatacattttatgatattttacatttaaatttatttagtttcataCTCTAATTTTAACCCGTCTTTGGTACATGATACAATGTTTAAATCCGTGAATTATACAAATTTAGTAAAATCCAGAAAATATAATGAAACCCGTAGTGAAGCGGTCGTGTTTAGAAATCttgatttaactttttaatttatctattttagttgtatatattatattaaataaaatataatatttgtgatttctttcGATTTGCAGTGcgagaaaatatttaataaattagatataatatttttatatttctaaaatataagcaatgttgtttcttagttttaaaatatatttgtcattattaaacgatttaggattgcaaatatttaatcttagttttataaataagattaatttttataatcattctaaatagtttgttatttttcctaatatatctgaaacaataaatagatttgtaaaataatttcattaaataattttgaaatattgttttattattttataaagcaatataaacttttattttgttagttattaaataaattaaaatgtaatgtcattttttgtaatatgccaCATGTTTGTAGGGTTAAACTTTAAtaacattgcttaaataagtatatagagaatAGAGATTAATCGAAGCAAAttaattttggtcttttttaacttcaaagtcctcaaaataaaaaataaaataaaacaatgttaCGTTGATCTACGAAATTTAATTCACAGATTCCATCATTAGCtcttaatatcaaattatatataacgtGCCCCCAAACATTAATGGCCCAACATTAACTACATGTAACCTATTGTTCTATCTCCTTATTTACggtaaattttccttttttccattTAGCTGcaaatttccttttctaaaatttatttattaacacTAACAAAAAAAGGTAATCATCAAAACACGGTTCAACACGATTAcctaaacagaaatattttaGCCTCGCCTCGCTATACAATACAAATCGAATTTGCTTTTGAATTAGGGTTCATCGACTCGTACTTCTGCCAAACTAGTGTTTAACTTTCTAGTGATGTCGTCAAAAGGTACAACCTCAACTCAATCAATCCAGGAAAGATCGGTTGTTAAAGCGAGGAaatcaaattagggttttatccGATTTCGAGAGAGATTCATCAAGGAAGTTTAAGATTAATgggtattgttttttttttgaaaaagagattAATGGGTATTGTTGGTTCCAAGGGAGATTATAATACTCCATTGTTGAATCTGTGTGAGGAGAGGAAGGATTTGATCAGAGCAGCGAGAGATGCTAGGTATCACTTAGCGACATCTCATCTTCATTACTTTACATCTCTTGTAGAATTCACTAGAGGTCTTAACCAGTTTGTTCATAAGGAATTGGTTGTGATTCCGTATTCGGATGATGATTCGTCAAGTAGCGATCTGGTTTGTTCTGGATCAGAATCAGACTcggattctgattctgattctgattgttTTGTATGTGATCAGTCTCAAACAGCTCCGTTGAGCAACAATGACGATCAGAATCCGGGAGTAAAGGTGGTTGGAGATGGAACTTGTGGTTCAAGTAACAATGGTCAAGAGGGTTTGGAGAAGTCAAGTGAAGAAGGTTTAGGGTCTGAGGGGGCAAAGTGCGTGAATGATCCAAATGAAGATGAGAGGAAAGATTCGAAAAACGTTTCTTCTGCTGATGAACAGAACCCTTTCCTAGGTTATCATGATATATTTGGTTTGTACGGTTCCCCCGAGGATATAACACAATATGATGTCACAGTACCGGATCAAAGAGATGATGAGGTTGAGAGTGATGGATTTAGAGAAATTAGGGAGAGAGAAGGGATTCCTGATTTGGAACCTGAAAGTGATGATGGTAGTACTCTTAtaagaaagaatcaaaagaagaagaagaagaaggagaagaatgcTGAAGCAAGCTCTTCAGTTGCTAGTGGAGTTGATAAGATAGATGTCGAAGCAAACACTTGTAATGGTCAAGTTTCAGGTGAGGTTGATGACTCTAATGAAACTTGCGTGCGTGAGACCGAAGAAGCAACTCCAGAGAGTGTTACTGAAGAAGTGACAAGATCAGATGAGGAGGATGGTTTTGATGAAGCGTAtgagtcgtcttcttcttctttttcggaAACATCTGGTTTGTCCTTGACTGATCTTAGGAATGTAGTAGAAAGGATCAATCGTATAAGCGAGAAACTTGTGGGTGATAGTGAAGTTTCTGAGTTGCTTGAAGTAAGCAGAGTTGTTAACCATCAACCTTTGGGGTCACAGTTCAAGGGATTTGCTTCAAAGGTATTTGGTAGTTCCGGGAATTCGACTCGTGATTTGCCGTTGACACGCCGTTTTCGCTTTGATGATATTCCTGTTACACTCTCCATGACATTAGAGAAGCTTTGTATGTGGGAAAATAAGCTTCATGAAGAAGTTAAAGTTGAAGAAAAGCTTAGGGTTGCTTATGACAAAGCGTACAAGATTGTTCAGACTCTTGATAACAACGGAGCAGAATCGAGCGACATTGACGAAGCCGAGACTGTGCTTAAACGCCTGTTATCCAAGATTAATGACTCGGTTAGAGCAGTTGAATCGATTTCGATGAGAATTCATAAGATAAGAGACGAAGAGCTTTCGGTTCAGGTGATTGAGATCATCAACGGATTCCAAAAGATGTGGAGATTCTTGGCGAAATGTCACCACAAGCAGTTTCGAGTGATCACTAGAAGCAAGTCTTGTGTTCATATTGTTGAAAAAGGATCGAGCTCGAGGAAAGCTACGCAGAAGGTTGAAGAACAAATTAGAAGATACAGAGAATCTTTGAGAGGTTACATCGATGAACAAAGAGGTTTCGTTAACCTCTTGAACAGGTGGCTTAACCGAAACATCATGGAGGACGAAGATGAAACGGAGACCGAGGCTCCTAAGATATTTAAGGTTTGCAGCGAGTGGTTAAGAGAGATTGAGAATGTTGATGAGATGAAAGTGTTGAGTGCTGTTGAAGAAATGAGATCGAGATTTCAAGGGTTAGGGTTTAAGCAagcagaggaagagaaacagaggatgaGAACAGAGAGATTGTCTAAGGAGTTAGAGAGGAAGACGAAAGAAGTGGCGGAGATTTGGGGAACCGCGGTTGTTTTTCCGGAAACTAATTCTGGTCGGACGGCAAACATGATGCTTGGACCGGAGTTGCTGTCTTTGAGAGAGAGTATGACGCAAGAAACAGAAAAGCATGGGAGAATGATAAGAGAGTTAAACGACACCGTGTCGGTGAGTTTGCAAGAGTGTTTGGTTCCCATCTTTGAGGGTTTGGAGGAATTTTGTTTCGCTAATTTTAAAGCATATAAGAACATTAGAGTCGTTTCCACAGAAACTTTATAATTGCGTCAATCATAGAGAAATAAAGATGtaaagataacaaaataaagaCTTTCATATGTTGATAATTTTCATCAGATTtcgtatataatatattgactTTGAATGTGTATGCTTCATTAATTATACAAGTCATGTTATTTTATTTACCCTAATTAAGTGTTTGATAcataattttgaagaaaaagaaaccatcTCATTATTGAGTAAGATTATGGATAACGATAGTGATTAAATTATCCAATGAGGAAGAGATTTGGTTGGAGTAATCAATAATAGTAAAACAAAGGCATGCGATAGAACGGGCAGACCAAGTGGAATATTCTGTCTACCACAACGAAGTTTCAATCAAGATGTGAAGAGATTAATGTCTTCCAATCAACGACCAAAAAAACTCGATTTCTTAATTTACTAGCTGTTGATCCGCGCTACACGCGAAAAGTTtatgagattgtttttttttggttgttttgttagtttgatattttgtatgtttttacCCGTCTTTCGTTGTGGTTATGgttttttgtatattgttctttgttcttttgttgtttttttattgctATTTATTTCCAAGTTTGTATTTTCTTGTTCTATTTTACAAATCTTGGACTTATTTAAGtactgttattttttcttttggattaaTAAAATATGGAATTTGAAGTTTAGTTTTGTATAGTTAtagtttgttttattggtttagcctttctttttttattattaaatttatttctcatttttggTTTCCATTAGGTTATTGGTTatctgtgttgttgttgtaggtAATATTTTTTGTTGCTTAAGTCAAAATAACTAACCTTTCGTTGTTGTAATTTTTCaaaatgcttttgtttttggaggaatctgtttgtggtttttgatgacaaatgttttagggatttcaattacttgattaaatgtaattttaatttcgttttatttttctgtttgatATTGGGCcttaatttctttaatatacTTAAGAATTATGTTGGGCCGTATGGTTGTTATTGGGTTTCCTTTCAtgtaattgtgtttcttctctttgaaaATACGATTTTGTCTGAACGGATAGCGGAGTAATTATTTTCCCGATCTACAGTATTGGTTGAGGTTTGAATGAATTTCCTTCATCCTGCAAATCCTTCTTCATTCGTCCTGTTCAGtcatgtataattttttttttgtctgcgCTTCGCATCTGTACGGGGTAATTGGCTCTTCTCTGCTGGTTTTGTTCCGTTTAAGTTTTTGTTCGTCTTCAAATCTGGGCTTTATTGATTTTGCTTCTTGGGTTTCATGTCAGATTTAATTTCTGAATTGTTttgcggttttttttttttgttttaattttgtttcgtttgatCTCCAGAATGTGGGTTTCGATCTGATGTGAATTGTGTGTTGTCAAATTAAAAGTTTTCCTCTCTTGCGGTTTGTCCCCTAAAAATTGTGAGGTGTAGTATTATGTTCGCTGGTTTAGCTATTCAATGAATTTAGGTCTTCTGTGTAGATAATCTCGAACTTGAATATTAGCATCTTTCTCTTCACATAATTGTCtgttttggttgatttattTTCCCCGGCTTCGTaatttctttgtatatattAGTCTGAGTCATGTTAATTTAATTGTTAGCTGTGTTTCCCTTATTCTATGTACGTGTTTTTAGTTTTCAGGTTGAGttgttttatcaattttttaaaaggagGCTTGTTTTACGAATGAGAGTTTTTAAATTCTACAAGTGTTGCTGAATCTGAAGACCTGTTTCCATACGTTTATGCTAATATTCATAGAGATCGTATTTGAGTTGTTATAGAGATCCTTTGTTCTAGCTCTTCCTAAATTTGTTgatcttctttgttgttttgtgttttaatggTAACTGGTGGgattatttatcattttctctctatcttttctattctttgtatttttttcacttacttaatcttcttctcttgtttcttttttttttttggaggcgttttctttgtttaacgTTTAGGAAAACTACGACTTTATTATGAAGTTTGGGAAATTGTAGAGGTTGACAACATTGGTTAGGCTTATTGTTTTGCCTTAAGCTAGCAGAAAAAGACAAACTTGATCATTTGTTTGAAGTAGTAGCATTGTTCGCATCTATTCTCCATATCATTGAGGGTGCAAATGATTGTTGGACGGACTTCTGCCAATGTAGTGTAGTAACACTCGAGTTTTTGGACATTGACTCTGTGTAACgatttcttgatatttttccAGCATTGATCACTCTTTGCCTTGTTTTCTTTCCAGCCTAGCTTGTCTAGCCAAAATTTCCCTTCTTCTGTCTCACCCCTGCACAACTGGACAATTCCATAAAGGTAAATACCGTTCTCCTAACTACTTCTGCTGCCTTTTTCAAGTGTGCCAATCCTTCTTCTGtgttgtttttgtggaaataCTCTTGGATCCCTTTGATGTAGTGTGCCTCCACATTTCCACTTGCAATGGTTTTTTGCATGAGGTCTTGGTATTTCTTGAGTGCTGCTAGGGGATTGATTGCTAGTGGGCTTAGGTTGATATGCTTGTAAACTCGGTGATCTTGTGCTGCTTTGGTTAGATGTGGTGATGCTTGCATAACATGCCTGACGTCTGTGCGTGACCTCCGTGCAACTCGAGAGATAATTTCTCCCAGCACATCGTATGGTAGTTCTTCAATTGAGTATGCCGTGtttgtttgcatttttggcGACTTGTATGTGACTTATAGTTTAGACTTTGCGTTGATTTATTTATAGGCTGGTGGTGAGTTGGAGATTCGTT
It encodes the following:
- the LOC104725967 gene encoding uncharacterized protein LOC104725967 — encoded protein: MGIVFFLKKRLMGIVGSKGDYNTPLLNLCEERKDLIRAARDARYHLATSHLHYFTSLVEFTRGLNQFVHKELVVIPYSDDDSSSSDLVCSGSESDSDSDSDSDCFVCDQSQTAPLSNNDDQNPGVKVVGDGTCGSSNNGQEGLEKSSEEGLGSEGAKCVNDPNEDERKDSKNVSSADEQNPFLGYHDIFGLYGSPEDITQYDVTVPDQRDDEVESDGFREIREREGIPDLEPESDDGSTLIRKNQKKKKKKEKNAEASSSVASGVDKIDVEANTCNGQVSGEVDDSNETCVRETEEATPESVTEEVTRSDEEDGFDEAYESSSSSFSETSGLSLTDLRNVVERINRISEKLVGDSEVSELLEVSRVVNHQPLGSQFKGFASKVFGSSGNSTRDLPLTRRFRFDDIPVTLSMTLEKLCMWENKLHEEVKVEEKLRVAYDKAYKIVQTLDNNGAESSDIDEAETVLKRLLSKINDSVRAVESISMRIHKIRDEELSVQVIEIINGFQKMWRFLAKCHHKQFRVITRSKSCVHIVEKGSSSRKATQKVEEQIRRYRESLRGYIDEQRGFVNLLNRWLNRNIMEDEDETETEAPKIFKVCSEWLREIENVDEMKVLSAVEEMRSRFQGLGFKQAEEEKQRMRTERLSKELERKTKEVAEIWGTAVVFPETNSGRTANMMLGPELLSLRESMTQETEKHGRMIRELNDTVSVSLQECLVPIFEGLEEFCFANFKAYKNIRVVSTETL